Proteins found in one Strix uralensis isolate ZFMK-TIS-50842 chromosome 21, bStrUra1, whole genome shotgun sequence genomic segment:
- the KCNT1 gene encoding potassium channel subfamily T member 1 isoform X5 has translation MARAKLKNSPSESNSHVKTVPPATTEDVHGVSPLLPARRMGSLGSDVGQRPHAEDFSVDSSFSQVQVEFYVNENTFKERLKLFFIKNQRSSLRIRLFNFSLKLLTCLLYIVRVLLDNPEEGIGCWECEKQNYTAFNQSTKINWSHIFWVDRKMPLWAVQVSIALISFLETMLLIYLSYKGNIWEQIFRISFILEMINTVPFIITIFWPPLRNLFIPVFLNCWLAKYALENMINDLHRAIQRTQSAMFNQVLILICTLLCLVFTGTCGIQHLERAGEKLSLFKSFYFCIVTFSTVGYGDVTPKIWPSQLLVVIMICVALVVLPLQFEELVYLWMERQKSGGNYSRHRAQTEKHVVLCVSSLKIDLLMDFLNEFYAHPRLQDYYVVILCPTEMDIQVRRVLQIPLWSQRVIYLQGSALKDQDLMRAKMDNGEACFILSSRNEVDRTAADHQTILRAWAVKDFAPNCPLYVQILKPENKFHVKFADHVVCEEECKYAMLALNCVCPATSTLITLLVHTSRGQEGQESPEQWQRMYGRCSGNEVYHIRMGDSKFFMEYEGKSFTYAAFHAHKKYGVCLIGIRREENKSILLNPGPRHIMAASDTCFYINITKEENSAFIFKQEEKQKKKGFAGRGTYDGPSRLPVHSIIASMGTVAMDLQNTECRPTNSSKLALPAENGSGNRRPSIAPVLELADTSSLLPCDLLSDQSEDEMTQSDEEGSAVVEYVKGYPPNSPYIGSSPTLCHLLPEKAPFCCLRLDKGCKHNSFEDAKAYGFKNKLIIVSAETAGNGLYNFIVPLRAYYRSRKELNPIVLLLDNKPEHHFLEAICCFPMVYYMEGTIDNLDSLLQCGIIYADNLVVVDKESTMSAEEDYMADAKTIVNVQTMFRLFPSLSIITELTHPSNMRFMQFRAKDSYSLALSKLEKKERENGSNLAFMFRLPFAAGRVFSISMLDTLLYQSFVKDYMITITRLLLGLDTTPGSGYLCAMKITEDDLWIRTYGRLFQKLCSSSAEIPIGIYRTESHMFATSEPHDIRAQSQISINVEDCEDTKDVKEHWGIKTSHHRNSCSSDQSEHPLLRRKSMQWARRLSRKGNKHSSKTAEWISQQRLSLYRRSERQELSELVKNRMKHLGLPTTGYEDVANLTASDVMNRVNLGYLQDEMNDHQNTLSYVLINPPPDTRLELNDIVYLIRSDPLAHVANDGHSRKSSCSNKLGSCNPETRDETQL, from the exons GGTGCAGGTCGAGTTCTACGTCAATGAAAACACCTTCAAGGAGCGGCTGAAACTCTTCTTCATCAAAAACCAGCGATCGA GCCTGAGGATCCGGCTCTTCAACTTCTCACTGAAGCTGCTCACCTGCCTCCTGTACATCGTCCGCGTCCTGCTCGACAACCCCGAGGAGGGCATAGGCTG CTGGGAATGCGAAAAGCAGAATTACACAGCCTTCAACCAGTCCACGAAGATAAACTG GTCACACATCTTCTGGGTGGATAGGAAAATGCCACTGTGGGCTGTGCAG GTCAGCATCGCTTTAATCAGCTTTCTGGAGACCATGCTGCTCATCTATCTCAGCTACAAG GGAAACATCTGGGAACAGATTTTTCGCATTTCGTTCATCCTTGAGATGATCAACACGGTGCCATTTATTATCACG ATATTCTGGCCTCCTTTGCGGAATTTGTTCATTCCCGTGTTTCTGAACTGCTGGCTCGCCAAGTACGCCCTGGAGAACATGATT AACGACCTGCACCGTGCCATACAGAGGACCCAGTCTGCGATGTTTAACCAGGTGCTCATTCTGATCTGCACCCTCCTGTGTCTTGTTTTCACGGG GACCTGTGGCATCCAGcatttagaaagagcaggtgagAAGCTCTCCCTCTTCAAGTCCTTCTATTTCTGCATCGTCACCTTTTCCACTGTGGGCTATGGAGACGTGACACCAAAGATCTGGCCTTCCCAGCTCCTCGTCGTGATAATGATTTGTGTCGCCCTGGTTGTGCTGCCGCTCCAG TTTGAGGAGCTCGTCTACCTGTGGATGGAGCGGCAGAAGTCGGGAGGCAATTACAGCCGTCACCGTGCCCAGACAGAGAAACACGTCGTCCTTTGTGTCAGCTCCCTCAAGATCGATCTCCTCATGGACTTCCTCAACGAGTTTTACGCCCACCCGCGTCTGCAG GATTACTACGTGGTGATACTTTGCCCAACAGAGATGGACATCCAGGTGCGGCGGGTCCTGCAGATCCCTCTGTGGTCGCAGAGAGTGATTTACCTCCAGGGCTCTGCGCTGAAGGATCAGGACCTCATGAGAGCCAA GATGGACAACGGAGAAGCCTGCTTCATTCTCAGCAGCCGAAACGAGGTGGACCGCACCGCGGCG GACCACCAGACCATTCTGAGAGCCTGGGCTGTGAAAGATTTTGCTCCAAACTGTCCTCTCTATGTTCAGATCCTAAAGCCTGAAAACAAGTTTCATGTCAAGTTTGCCG ATCATGTTGTCTGTGAAGAGGAGTGCAAATACGCCATGCTGGCGCTGAACTGCGTCTGCCCTGCCACCTCCACCCTCATCACACTGCTGGTGCACACCTCTCGAGGCCA GGAGGGCCAGGAGTCCCCGGAGCAGTGGCAGCGGATGTATGGGCGCTGCTCGGGCAACGAGGTCTACCACATCCGGATGGGCGACAGCAAGTTCTTCATGGAGTATGAGGGGAAGAGCTTCACCTACGCCGCCTTCCACGCGCACAAGAA GTATGGCGTCTGCCTGATCGGCATCCGAAGGGAAGAGAACAAGAGCATCCTGCTGAACCCCGGCCCGCGGCACATCATGGCAGCGTCTGACACCTGCTTTTACATCAACATCACCAAAGAGGAGAACTCCGCTTTCATTTTCaagcaggaggagaagcagaagaagaagGGCTTTGCGGGGAGAGGCACCTACGACGGCCCATCCCGCCTGCCTGTGCACAGCATCATCGCCAGCATGG GTACAGTAGCCATGGACCTGCAAAACACAGAGTGCCGCCCCACTAACAGCAGCAAGCTGGCGCTGCCGGCGGAGAACGGCTCCGGCAACCGCCGGCCCAGCATCGCGCCCGTCCTCGAGCTGGCCGACACCTCGTCCCTGCTGCCCTGCGACCTGCTCAGCGACCAGTCGGAGGACGAGATGACACAGTCGGACGAGGAGGGGTCGGCGGTTGTGGA GTATGTGAAAGGCTACCCACCGAACTCCCCCTACATCGGGAGCTCCCCGACTCTTTGCCACCTTTTACCCGAGAAAGCCCCATTCTGCTGCCTGAGGCTGGACAAG GGCTGCAAGCACAACAGCTTTGAAGATGCCAAAGCCTACGGGTTTAAGAACAAACTGATTATCGTTTCGGCTGAGACAGCTGGGAACGGACTGTATAACTTCATTGTCCCCCTTCGTGCGTACTATCGGTCCCGCAAAGAGTTGAACCCGATTGTGTTGCTGCTGGACAACAA GCCCGAGCACCACTTTCTGGAAGCCATCTGTTGTTTCCCCATGGTTTACTACATGGAGGGTACGATCGACAA CCTGGACAGCTTGCTGCAGTGTGGCATCATCTACGCTGACAACCTGGTGGTTGTGGACAAGGAGAGCACGATGAGCGCCGAGGAGGACTACATGGCTGATGCAAAGACGATTGTCAATGTCCAGACCATGTTCAG GCTCTTCCCCAGCCTCAGCATTATCACAGAGCTGACCCACCCCTCCAACATGAGGTTCATGCAGTTCAGAGCAAAGGACAGTTACTCTCTTGCCCTTTCTAAGCTAGAAAAG AAAGAGCGAGAGAACggctccaacctggccttcatGTTCCGGCTGCCGTTCGCGGCTGGGAGGGTCTTCAGCATCAGCATGCTGGACACGCTGCTCTACCAG TCATTCGTGAAGGACTACATGATCACCATCACTCGGTTGCTGCTGGGCCTCGACACCACGCCGGGCTCCGGCTACCTCTGTGCG ATGAAGATCACTGAAGATGACCTGTGGATCCGGACGTACGGTCGGCTCTTCCAGAAGCTCTGCTCTTCCAGCGCGGAGATCCCCATCGGGATTTACAGGACGGAGTCACACATGTTCGCAACCTCGGAG CCCCACGACATCAGAGCGCAG TCACAGATCTCAATCAACGTTGAGGACTGCGAGGACACGAAGGACGTCAAGGAGCACTGGGGCATCAAGACCAGCCACCACAGGAACTCGTGCTCCAGCGACCAGTCCGAGCACCCGCTGTTGCGGCGCAAGAGCATGCAGTGGGCCCGCCGGCTGAGCAGAAAGGGCAACAAACACTCCAGTAAGACGGCCGAGTGGATCAGCCAGCAGCGCCTCAGCCTCTACCGGCGCTCCGAGAGGCAGGAGCTTTCCGAGCTCGTCAAAAACCGTATGAAGCACCTGGGCTTGCCCACAACCGGCTACG AGGATGTAGCAAATTTAACAGCCAGTGATGTGATGAATCGGGTAAACCTGGGATATTTGCAAG ATGAGATGAACGACCACCAGAACACCTTGTCCTACGTCCTGATCAATCCCCCTCCGGACACGCGACTGGAGCTCAATGACATCGT GTACCTGATCCGCTCCGACCCGCTGGCCCACGTGGCCAACGATGGCCACAGCCGCAAGAGCAGCTGCAGCAACAAGCTGGGCTCCTGCAACCCCGAAACACGCGATGAGacccagctgtga